ttatattcaatgcctgacaaattttatttatatgtttaaacTTCCCAATGAAGATGAAAATACCGAATTACCCTCATATTTGATTAAAGCCCATTACTACCCTCCTACTTAtataattttgctgatactaTTACTTTATTATTGTATTATATCTTCTCTCCTTTCTTCTTCAGAGCTTGTTCGGCCGAGTGAAAGGATATCATGACAAAGAGGGAAAGCTTCAACTGAGACGCAGCAAATGGGGAAAAAAAAGGCAAACAAATCTGCAGAAGCTACCACCTCGAGTAAATGTCGAAGAACTAGAAATAAGAAGAAATCCAAGCAAGGTACGAACGAGAACCACATTTTCATCAATGTCTAGGGTTTGTTAATTGTGGAAATTTTTTTGTGGTTTTGAAACTGTTATTGCTTGTTTTAGGTTATTGACAACATTTTCCCCCCAATTTATAGGCTTTGTTCTTGATATTGTTATCCATTCGATTTTTTAGTTGTACtgttaatattttatgaaattttgattaaattcaaaaattagtaGTTGTGCTTGATTTCGAAGCTGTTGTTCCAGAATCCTTGTGTTATGCACAATTCAATTTTTATGTGATTATTTTTTTACCGTCTACTGTTGTGGCCAGTGCAATTAAATTTTTTGCGTCTAATACCATGGCTAGATTTGTAGATCAAATAGACAtgtctaaatgctattttttgtttttgtgtaTATGCAATTATGTtctgtttcttcttcttttttgtaATTGTGTTTCTAATCATTATTGTAtaattgttttttgttttttaatgtAGAAACTACTGCAGaagacaaactaattcatgatTATCATGAGAAGAAGAGTGGTAAAGAATTTTTTTCACGATGTTCCCCTCCTTATTTTAAAACTGTGATGGGAGAATTGAAGTCAATTCTAGGTGAGCACCATATGAGTCGGATAAATGATACTCCTTTCGCCAAATGGATTGATATGCCAGTCCTTGCTATTAGTAGTGGGCGGATTGATTATTTTCTAAACAGATTTCAAGGTGATTCATGTTCTTTTTTTGTTGGTGATAACATTACCATCCCTTTCAAATCAGCTGATTTCTCTTTTGTGCTCGGCCTACATCACATTGGACAACCAGTTGACTTGGACCTGAAAATGGAGTCCAAATATTTGACACGTCATTTTGACGGCAAGGTCACCAATGCCAAGCAAATAGctatttatgaaaaattgatTTTCCTTGCAAGAAGTGACGATGAATGTGatattgatgattttgtgagaactttcattttgttcattttcaaCTGCATAATATTTCCCACGGGCAATTATATCACTCCTGGATTTATATTTCCTTATCTCGATGATCTTacgatattttttaaatatgctTGGGGAGATGCTGCCTTCCGATTTTTATATCGAGAAATATGTCAGATCGGGAAAAAGCTTTATGTTGATGGATGCACGGTTGGATTAATGGTTGGTATTCAGCTTTACTAATTATGATCTTAGTATTTTTCattaacttttattttattttttgttttaggcTTGGTTATATGAGATATTCCCAATTTTAGGAGTAAGGCGTGGTTTAAATGTTTACCCTCGGTTGTTTTGTTGGGGGAAAAGCAAGATCTCACTAAATGCAGCTGACACTGAAGCATTGTTGAAACGCATAGATTCAACTCaggtatttataattattttagtttattAATCTAGTTGTGCAAAATTAATGTTTAGTTGATTGACAgttgtatttatttttatttgtgaatAGGTTCTGTCGATACATCCATTTTGTGAGGAGGAGAAGTTGTTAGTGGACATGAATATTGTTTTAAAGCAAGAAACGAATAAATCTGAAGTAAAACGTTTTGAGAAACTTGTCATGAAACAAATGAATGATATAAAGATGCTGAGAAAGAGATGTGCTGAATTAGAGGGTGAAAAGGTTCGACGTAGAATGAAGGGAAAAATGTTTGTGGTGGATAAATGTGACAATGTTGTTGAATCTGAGGAAAATGTTGAAAAAACAGAAGAAAAGATGACTTCTGAGTTAGCACATGATGCAAGAGCTAACTTTAGTGATTTTGTTGACGTAGTGGTAAAAGAAATTGTTTCTGATTTGGctaaagaaaagaaagagtTAGATGAATCACATTCTTTGAATGCTTCGGTTGATGAGAGCATTGGTGGTAGTTTTGTTGCTACTTCTGAAGTGAAGAAGAAAACTAATTTTCAATCTTCAATTGCAGATCATGTGAGGGCTAGGGATGATcgtgtgaagaaaaaaaaaagcctCCATGTTTGTTACTCCACCTAGCTCTACACCAAGACGTAAGAGGAAGGTGACAAAACAGGTAAATGAAGTGTCAATTATTTCCAAATCGATTGTATTAAGTTTAATTTAGTTTTTCTGTTTTTCAGTActattgttgttattgatgtttGGATTTTCTGTTAAATTGCTGAATATATCGCCGCTTTTGGACATGAAGTTATAGACGTTGAGAAGAAAGGCAATACTCCTGGCAAGGTTGCCATGGATGAGTTTCAAGGTAGATCAGATTTCTGTGGACATGAAGAAGCTGATGATGAAGAGAGAAAATTGGTGACAAACTTTCTTGCTAGAAAAAAATTGGAGTACATTGATCTTCCgtatatttcttcttcttattttcgtAATAATGTGtcctaatttttttaatgaaattgaaTTTTCTATTTTGTAGTGTTGTCGTTTGTCAAGATACGGTTATGAGTTTAAGTGGACCGATATTATGTCATTTTCTTTTTGGTGATCCTGTTGAGTCTGAGATAATTAATGTTTACATGAGAATTATGCAAAAGCAAAGTTTCCAGCATGGATTTGAGATTTATTGCATGGACACAATGGTGCAGGTTTGTAGCAGTCCGAGTTTTacgttttttttgttttcgttTTACTTTATTAAGATAAATGAGTAAATGTGTTCTTGAATGTGTAGAAAGAAGTCCTTACGAAATTGGAACAACATGGGAAAAGATCGATGGTACATCGGGATGATT
This sequence is a window from Primulina tabacum isolate GXHZ01 chromosome 17, ASM2559414v2, whole genome shotgun sequence. Protein-coding genes within it:
- the LOC142531221 gene encoding uncharacterized protein LOC142531221: MGELKSILGEHHMSRINDTPFAKWIDMPVLAISSGRIDYFLNRFQGDSCSFFVGDNITIPFKSADFSFVLGLHHIGQPVDLDLKMESKYLTRHFDGKVTNAKQIAIYEKLIFLARSDDECDIDDFVRTFILFIFNCIIFPTGNYITPGFIFPYLDDLTIFFKYAWGDAAFRFLYREICQIGKKLYVDGCTVGLMAWLYEIFPILGVRRGLNVYPRLFCWGKSKISLNAADTEALLKRIDSTQVLSIHPFCEEEKLLVDMNIVLKQETNKSEVKRFEKLVMKQMNDIKMLRKRCAELEGEKVRRRMKGKMFVVDKCDNVVESEENVEKTEEKMTSELAHDARANFSDFVDVVVKEIVSDLAKEKKELDESHSLNASVDESIGGSFVATSEVKKKTNFQSSIADHVRARDDRVKKKKSLHVCYST